One part of the Palaemon carinicauda isolate YSFRI2023 chromosome 23, ASM3689809v2, whole genome shotgun sequence genome encodes these proteins:
- the RpL12 gene encoding large ribosomal subunit protein uL11 isoform X2 — MAATSSLAPKIGPLGLSPKKVGDDIMKATGDWKGLKVTVKLIIQNRQARVEVVPSAASLVIKALKEPPRDRKKVKHIKHNGNITLDQMIEIARTMRFRSQAKALCGTLKEVLGTAQSVGCTVEGQNPHDIIEGIDDGTIEVPDE; from the exons ATGGCTGCCACTTCCTCTTTGGCTCCCAAGATTGGTCCCCTTGGGTTGTCTCCAAAGAAGGTTGGTGATGACATCATGAAGGCAACAGGAGACTGGAAGGGACTGAAGGTCACTGTGAAACTCATTATTCAGAATCGTCAAGCTCGTGTTGAAGTTGTCCCCTCGGCAGCTTCCCTGGTCATTAAGGCTTTGAAAGAGCCTCCACGTGACCGAAAGAAGGTTAAGCATA TTAAACACAATGGCAATATTACACTAGATCAGATGATTGAAATTGCCCGGACTATGCGCTTCAGGTCCCAAGCTAAGGCCCTCTGCGGAACCTTGAAGGAAGTACTTGGAACTGCTCAG AGTGTTGGATGCACAGTTGAAGGACAGAACCCCCATGATATCATTGAGGGGATTGATGATGGCACTATTGAAGTACCTGACGAGTAA
- the RpL12 gene encoding large ribosomal subunit protein uL11 isoform X1, with the protein MPPKFDPNEVKVVCLRCVGGEMAATSSLAPKIGPLGLSPKKVGDDIMKATGDWKGLKVTVKLIIQNRQARVEVVPSAASLVIKALKEPPRDRKKVKHIKHNGNITLDQMIEIARTMRFRSQAKALCGTLKEVLGTAQSVGCTVEGQNPHDIIEGIDDGTIEVPDE; encoded by the exons ATGCCTCCTAAATTTGATCCAAACGAGGTCAAAGTCG TATGTCTGAGATGTGTCGGTGGAGAAATGGCTGCCACTTCCTCTTTGGCTCCCAAGATTGGTCCCCTTGGGTTGTCTCCAAAGAAGGTTGGTGATGACATCATGAAGGCAACAGGAGACTGGAAGGGACTGAAGGTCACTGTGAAACTCATTATTCAGAATCGTCAAGCTCGTGTTGAAGTTGTCCCCTCGGCAGCTTCCCTGGTCATTAAGGCTTTGAAAGAGCCTCCACGTGACCGAAAGAAGGTTAAGCATA TTAAACACAATGGCAATATTACACTAGATCAGATGATTGAAATTGCCCGGACTATGCGCTTCAGGTCCCAAGCTAAGGCCCTCTGCGGAACCTTGAAGGAAGTACTTGGAACTGCTCAG AGTGTTGGATGCACAGTTGAAGGACAGAACCCCCATGATATCATTGAGGGGATTGATGATGGCACTATTGAAGTACCTGACGAGTAA